A stretch of the Acidobacteriota bacterium genome encodes the following:
- a CDS encoding O-antigen ligase family protein, translated as MSVFLALVLAVMTPETRPVLRRVAVPAAALFAVAAFGWLQSLPWPEDLVGLLSPGHGELWGSLPAGEASPRLSVAPEVSRRAALSWAAVAAALMAGAVAGRRREARRWLGGAVVVAALFQVVYGAPRWLANADTIWGLAVPGMRHRLRGTFVNPDHLATFLGLALAVVFAWVWWAFLHARTTPEVERRVLLLAPPVLIWLTLFAALAFTGSRAGLAAALLGVTVQSLVLGRRGGRTTGLLLGGGAVAAGVAAVVWIGAREGFGRLLATSAYEITWSARLETYRASFELWRRYWLTGSGLGTFRDAFPQVQPQELPGLWRHAHSDYLELAVTTGLVGPVLLVVGLVFFVRGLPSGLSRRRRSEDRGAVLAAVGALVTAGAHELLDFGLTMPANAVTLAVLAGAALAVSAPRPSSSKSASPRLSRQGSGASSAWGRSEEDFAGGHRAGGEGHHLQ; from the coding sequence GTGAGCGTTTTCCTCGCTCTGGTGCTGGCGGTGATGACGCCGGAGACGCGCCCGGTGCTTCGCCGGGTGGCCGTTCCCGCTGCCGCTCTCTTCGCCGTGGCGGCCTTCGGCTGGCTGCAAAGCCTACCCTGGCCGGAGGATCTAGTGGGGCTGTTGTCGCCGGGTCATGGCGAGCTTTGGGGGAGCCTGCCGGCGGGAGAGGCCTCGCCGCGTCTTTCCGTAGCGCCGGAGGTCAGTCGCCGGGCGGCGTTGAGCTGGGCGGCGGTGGCGGCGGCCTTGATGGCCGGGGCGGTGGCCGGGCGCCGGCGGGAGGCGCGGCGCTGGTTGGGGGGAGCGGTGGTCGTTGCCGCCCTCTTCCAGGTGGTCTATGGAGCTCCCCGCTGGCTGGCCAACGCCGACACCATCTGGGGGCTGGCGGTGCCCGGTATGCGCCATCGCCTGCGCGGCACCTTCGTCAATCCGGATCACCTGGCGACCTTCCTGGGGCTGGCTTTGGCGGTGGTCTTCGCCTGGGTTTGGTGGGCCTTCCTGCATGCCCGTACGACGCCGGAAGTCGAGCGCCGAGTGCTGCTGTTGGCTCCGCCGGTGTTGATTTGGCTCACCCTCTTCGCCGCCCTCGCCTTCACCGGTTCTCGGGCGGGACTGGCGGCGGCGCTGCTGGGCGTGACGGTGCAGAGTCTGGTGCTGGGCCGGCGGGGTGGTCGCACCACCGGCCTGCTGCTGGGAGGTGGGGCGGTGGCCGCCGGAGTGGCGGCGGTGGTGTGGATCGGCGCCCGGGAGGGCTTCGGCCGGCTCCTCGCCACTTCCGCCTACGAGATCACCTGGAGCGCCCGTCTGGAGACCTATCGGGCGAGCTTCGAGCTATGGCGCCGCTACTGGCTCACCGGCAGCGGCCTGGGCACCTTCCGCGACGCGTTTCCCCAAGTGCAGCCGCAGGAGCTGCCGGGGCTGTGGCGCCATGCTCACAGCGACTACCTGGAGCTGGCGGTGACCACCGGCCTGGTGGGGCCGGTCCTGCTGGTGGTGGGGTTGGTCTTCTTCGTTCGAGGGTTGCCGTCGGGGCTTTCCCGGCGCCGCCGCTCCGAGGATCGGGGGGCGGTGCTGGCGGCGGTGGGAGCCTTGGTCACCGCCGGCGCTCACGAGCTCCTGGACTTCGGTCTGACCATGCCCGCCAACGCGGTGACCCTGGCGGTGCTCGCCGGAGCAGCGCTGGCGGTCTCGGCCCCGAGGCCCTCCAGCTCGAAGTCCGCCAGCCCGCGGCTATCCCGCCAGGGAAGTGGTGCCTCGAGCGCCTGGGGCCGGAGTGAAGAAGACTTCGCCGGGGGCCACCGTGCCGGCGGTGAGGGTCACCACCTCCAGTAG